The region GCAGAGGAGAAGTGGCTTGGCATCGCCCACATGACTTGACAAACAACATCCTTTCAGTCAGTGATCCACAATGAGGCTCCTTCAGCACAGATGACTTCAGATTTCAGGCAGACTGTTTATGCCAGACGTTTTGTCGTGGTAGCTAATGTGAAGAGCAGCTGTGCCCGGGCAATTATAGCTGTCAGCCAGCACCGGTGACACAGACACGGCTGTAAAGGAAAGATACCTCCTCAAGACAAGCCTGTCACTCACCAGCTGTCCTCGTCTTCGTGTAGACAATCCATGTCTTCGAGATCTAAGATTTCCACTTCATCTAGGATTGAGGTTTCCCCTTCGTCCATAAAGCCCCCGGTGGTGTCGGCATAAAGTGAGTTCATCCTCGACACAGAGGTGGCAGCCGATGCCCCCTCACTTTCATACGGCCTCCTGAAGCTGATGCCGTCGTAAGATAGTCTGGGGCTCAGACAGCGGTTGTTCTCCAATAGCCCACCCAACCCCACCCCAGGGAAGCCGGCCAGACCAGCTGCCATCCCCGTTGACAGGGACGACGAGTCGTATCCGGCACTGAGGGGTCTGTGGTTCCCTGACAGCATCGTAGACCTACTCCGAAGCTGTTCATTTTGCTGTTCGAGTTTCTTCACCAAGTCCTGTAGCTTCCGCACCTCCAAGTCCGCGTTGATATTTGAGTTGATATCCTCCATAGTGGCTCCTCAGCCCCACGAAAATATGCGGCGGTCTGCTGTTTTTTCAAGTCGTTTCTTTGCCGACagtctctttatttttctcaactTCACTAATCTCTACGTGTCCAATGAAGACAATTTGGTGTTCAACTGACTTAAAAAGCTCAACATCGTCATCTTCTTCGGATATTCTTGCTTACGGGCAGGGTCGAGGCCATTTTCATAATACTCGTCACCAACTGTGAAAGACCAACAGGCGGCGGATACCTTACGTCACTACGCTCGGTAGCGGGAACGAGCACGTAACCAACACCTATTTGCACGTGCACGTAAAACAACTATAGTACAAAACGCGTTGGACGATATTTTGCTACAGAAAACTAGTTATTTTGTATTAATAGTTACACTCAGTTTACATTTGGGTAACGCGAGgctattattttttatttattaatttaccGGATTATGTTTCCATTTATTCTTAAATTATACTTGTATATTTATGAATTAAGCTGCAGAACATTGTAAGGTGAATGGCATGGTGACAAGGTGACAAAATTACTGAAAAATTTAGATAGAATATACATACAAGATAGAATAACATCAACAACTCAAACAAATATGAGCataaacatctttattttcataaactaaaggttgtatttttcaaaatgctgtaaaaaaaattgttgctgagtcttttttttgtcacttctttctgtgtttcagtctgTTTGCTTAATAGAGTCCTATGACAGCTCCAGAGCTTCTTCTGACTCCAGCTGCTCCTCAGCCTTTTGAAACCTATCACCTCCATGCTCTTCAGCCCCGGCCTCCACACTCTCCTCTCCCTGCCCCTGGCTGGTCATGGAAGTCTCCAGCCCATCCTGGTCGGCACTGGCATTCTGTGACTCATTCCCCTCGTCGTCCTCATCTTCTACATCCATCTCAAAAACACGTATGTGCCTCAGATTGGCGCTTAgctgagaggaaagaagaaggaaaTCTTTGGGAACAgttcattacatttattcacTGGCACCCCCCCAATTGGCAGAGAAATGTGAGGACACTGAAAATGGGTCATTTGACCTTACTGATCACTGAAACTAAAACCCCCACACACTAAATATAACAGGAAGTACTAGAAATACATTAGACTTACCACACAGGCCACTTTGCGGATTCCGTTGACAGCCACAAACTGAGCCTTCATGTTCTCCAGTTCCCGCCACTGATTTCCCAGCACCAGGCCTTGACACGGGATAGCACTGCTCTGCTGGTCCAACCTGTTAATACAAGTGCAGCATCTTAAAGTTATGCCTCATCTCTGCTGTCTTTCAGAATCACCTAAACTACTGTactacattttcaaatattattcATCCACTCACTCAATTCTAACATTTAGCTTCCATTTCCTCATTGTGAAACAATCACAACGTTCAGACTGATGAGAATTATTGTTATGAAAGTGAGATATTCCTAATAATTAATACACACACCTAAGATTGGGCTCCCAGTTGAATTCAGTCTCACAGCTTAAGGTGGAAGCAAGAGGAAGTTGAGCCAGGACATGTCTACTGCTCTCTTCTGCTCCTTGCATGACTACAGTCAACATTTCATCGTCATAGAAACGAGCATCCAGGCACCTGTAGACATAATGGGGCCTGAAAAAGAAAGTTTAAGTAAATCATGGTAGCAACACCTTCATCAGCTGAGGAATTAGTTTGCATTCTTGTCTGTTTAACAAATTGAGACACTTACTGGGCTGCAGCGTTGTCATCGTCTGCATTGTCAAGATGGTGGCTGAAGTCAATCGACACCACACTGTTGGGGATGTGTCTGTGCAAGCAAAACAGGTTATAAATACGCTAGAgaaactcacacatacacacacaaaaagacagatATGTACCGGTTTGGGTCTGTTCCCTTCCGTAATAGGTAGAGCTTGCACGGTGAAATCTCAGGCATGCAAAACACAACGTAGTGCATTTTGGCCTTCTTATCATTCCACCTGTATGACAACCAAACAAGATCATTATTTACACACCCCTATCTTACCATTACGGATCATTAGGAAAGTCTTAGGATGTCTGTTTTACTTACAAAGATGGCAGTTCAAAAAGTCGTGGTGTGTTTTCGGAgctggaaagaaaagaaaaagaaataaactaataaattcagttttattcgCATTGAGTCATTTCAAATTACACACATCACTGACAAGGACATGACATCATACCTCTCTGGCACGGTGTACAAGGGCAAGAAGACCGCCTGTTTTACAGACTTCCCAATTACTTCctgcataaaaaaacaacaagcaaTGATTAAGCAACAAgtgaaatggaagaaaaagtCTTCTCAAAGAATTTGTTTTATCCAACAAAGAAGAATATCCAAAACACACTCCAAACTGCTGCAGGACAGCTTTTGACCTAAACTCAGGATGGATAATATAGTTCCTATTCTCAAAGCCTATTTTGAAGCTACATCTGACTGTTTCATTCCCCCTGAGCTTAAGCAGAACTGATCTTCAACAGCCTCTCCTGGCTGCTGCAAACACTGACAATTGTAACTAAATGCTTAATTGTATTGGCAAGTAAGAATGAAATGCACATGTGAGACAGAAAAGACGGACAGCACAGGAAACTCACAGCAGGTTTCTGCAGACACTGCTCAATCACATTCTCCATCATCCTCTTGACAAAGTGCAATGACTTTTGGGGATATGAAGGAAACAGCAAAGGGCTCTCTagagaaaaatattcaaatattgtATCTGTTAGTTATGACAGTGGCATTTTAAGTTAAACTATCATTCAATCAAATTaatcactattttttttacacttctgATGTGAAAATCATAGTTCACCCTTCAGGTGTGTGCTCTCCTGTAAAAACTTCAGCCACTGGTTTCCCTTTGTGTTGGGCGGAGACACGAGGTCCTCGTCCTCGTCCTTCAGGTACTGTAAATGTCCATATGAAAGAGAAACCACAATGTCGTAGGAGAGCAGTTGCATTCAAAAACACTTGAaattacacaacacaaaactgcttACCTGACCAACTCGTTCTACATTGAAGTACTTCCCTTTACGATCAAAGAGTTCTTCGTTCTGTTAAACCACAGAGCAATTAAACTCATACTGTAAAACTCTATAAACATGTTGACCTAAACAAAGGTCTTAAATGGTCATTACAGTGCCATTATGTTGATCTCACCTCACTGAAATGCTCAGACAGGAAGTCTGCAACAAAGGCTATGTCCTTCTGAGTCATCTAAGGAATTAAACAACATGTTAGTAACATGTCAACACTTGAAAAATCTCAAATAACTCTCTCAGAAACGGAAACTGTAACAAAACTCACCTTGTTGAGTTCTGGTGGTACATGCTCCTCACACATTCTTAGCATAGCTACggggaaataaaacaaaacagatttgaCTCAAAACTATGTATTCGGGATCTTAAAAACCACTGCATGTCACATTGCATGACACCACATATTAACAAATGTTTCTTCATCAATACCAACAAGTCAAACTCCTGcacatttgttgtattttacaaatgaaGTAAGTTTAATTCTTACCTACGTACAGCCACCGAAAAAAGGCTTTAAAGTTTTTCATACTCTTGTCAATCACCCTAAAAGCCGAAATACAAGCGGTGATTAGCAGATACACGATTCACAAAAGAAATAACATGAACAGTATTAAGGATAGAAGATGCAAATTAAGTGTAAAAAATCATTGAACTAACTGCAGAAGTTCGTTGGCTTTCAGAGAAAAGGAACCCACAGCTGTAATagcacctgaaaacacacaacaatgtTTATGTGGTTATTGATggtaaaaatctgaattttcaCTCATCATGCATGTAAAAGATATAGTACCTTCTATAGCTGCTGAATCCAGACCAAGGGGCTCGAACTTTTGCTTCCACAGGGACATGCCTTTCACCTCACTCAGGTGGTACAACAGAGCCTCGGAGCCACTGCCGCCAGcgaaagcgagagagagattTGAAATTAGAAACACTCAGGCAGCATTGAAAGAGGACTCCACCGAATTAGCATTCCTTGCCTATAACATTGCTGGACCCACAATGAATGGGACAGTGAaaaaagcagagatgaggaactggctacagaggtctggcaACCTCACTTCTTTCCAACGGCCAAAATAAACCCGGGCACGGACGCAGCACGACACGTTGTGCAGTAGTACTctttaacacatgtagaaagactttaatgtgtaaaatcagaggagttcccctttaaggagagagatgaaaggCTGAAAATACCTCTGCAGATGGCTGATCACTAGCTTCTGGATGCTGGAGTAAGAAGACTCAATGGACTGGCCGAGCTTCTTCAGGCCCTTTGATGGAGATGGAACataaaaaaagatgtaattttCAGTTATACCACCAACTGCTTCTGTGAtcagaaaatgtcaataaagataaaaatggGGACGTAAATTGTGAGTTCCctgcagatttttattttttttgaattttaagTGAGTTGATCATTTACACCATAGCTTGCTCTCACCTTGACGGTCAGCTGGTTCATGAGAAGAGCTTGTAGTTCAGGGCTAAATGAAAGCAGAGTCAATGCCAAGAAAAATTACAATCTTTACTACAATAACATGTTGCATGATTTAATATCTAAATATCCTCAAACAAAGTTAAAATCTACACCTCTAAAAGCAGTTTAACTAACTGAGGGTACTTTGTTTCCATCTACAGGTCATTCTATGAATTGCAACATGACACCGTTCATCTGTTTCTCACCTCGATTGTCCCCACAGCAACAGCTCCAGAAACTCATCCTGAACTTGAGTGCTTGTGTTCTTTtcctgaggaaaaaaagaaaaataagatataTAAGATAAGATATTTATTGAGACTCTCTTATTTTAACTAATTAGGAACACAAGCCATGACTACTGACCTGAACAAACTTAGTGAGTCGAAGATCCATCTGCATGAGGATGTCCTCCCAGGCTTCACACATACAGGTAAGTGAGAGATGCAGGTACTGCAGCAGGGTGGAGATGTGGGTGAACTTGCGTGCCATCCTGGTGACCTCAGGTAGACAGTCTGACAACAAGCCTGTGTCCAactgaaagacaaagacagatgttaaaatgtgcaaatgaaaTCTTAGAACAGATATGGATATAGGAAATGAAAAATTAGGCAACTTTATCCATCTCACCTGAATGTAGCAGATCTCTGGGTTGTTATCCGCAGACCTGACCTCCGTGATGACGGACAGAGACTTGAGATCACTGGACAGACTCAGGCTGCGACAGGTTCCTGAAACCTGCAGAGAGTCATTCAATTAAGTGAATAAAAGCTTAGTCACAATATATTGTAGTGCACCTCAGATTTTTTGTCAAGAtctttccaatttttttttttttatgccacACAATTCTTTGGTGTTTACTTCAAAATTGTTATCTAATAAAATACAATCCATCCTAATTGCTCTGTGATTAATACAAtgtttgtgacatttaaattttgttgacactgtggcagacaggtgttgattcaactctaCAGTAATCATTGAGGCCAAAGTTTGTTATAATGTTGTAtagaatttaattttattgtatgATGTTTCTACAGTGGCGTTTAATATAAGActgtcaaattaaaattttagcACTTTATATAATTTTTCTGCTGGCTATTAATTTatcatgtattattattatcatgactAAATATAATTTATCAGTCTAAACTTGATTTATGAATGAAAGAGCCTCACTCCTGTTAAATTGGCAATCTTGTACATTCCATACGCATAAAGCTCCACAAAGCCAGCATC is a window of Thunnus thynnus chromosome 8, fThuThy2.1, whole genome shotgun sequence DNA encoding:
- the anapc4 gene encoding anaphase-promoting complex subunit 4, whose amino-acid sequence is MPAFRQVGEKQLPNPVMCMAWSPKRDLIALANTTGELLLHRLASFQRVWSLPPSEFTGKEITALAWRPDGKILAFSLGDTKQVVLCGVEKAEILHMFPMQNPVTCMHWMEVMEESSALNSFYNSEDESKLFLPKLPTLPKSYSTTSKIFSEEKSDEIMNLLGEVRLNVLVLGGDAGFVELYAYGMYKIANLTGVSGTCRSLSLSSDLKSLSVITEVRSADNNPEICYIQLDTGLLSDCLPEVTRMARKFTHISTLLQYLHLSLTCMCEAWEDILMQMDLRLTKFVQEKNTSTQVQDEFLELLLWGQSSPELQALLMNQLTVKGLKKLGQSIESSYSSIQKLVISHLQSGSEALLYHLSEVKGMSLWKQKFEPLGLDSAAIEGAITAVGSFSLKANELLQVIDKSMKNFKAFFRWLYVAMLRMCEEHVPPELNKMTQKDIAFVADFLSEHFSENEELFDRKGKYFNVERVGQYLKDEDEDLVSPPNTKGNQWLKFLQESTHLKESPLLFPSYPQKSLHFVKRMMENVIEQCLQKPAEVIGKSVKQAVFLPLYTVPESSENTPRLFELPSLWNDKKAKMHYVVFCMPEISPCKLYLLRKGTDPNRHIPNSVVSIDFSHHLDNADDDNAAAQPHYVYRCLDARFYDDEMLTVVMQGAEESSRHVLAQLPLASTLSCETEFNWEPNLRLDQQSSAIPCQGLVLGNQWRELENMKAQFVAVNGIRKVACVLSANLRHIRVFEMDVEDEDDEGNESQNASADQDGLETSMTSQGQGEESVEAGAEEHGGDRFQKAEEQLESEEALELS